Proteins encoded together in one Lathyrus oleraceus cultivar Zhongwan6 chromosome 5, CAAS_Psat_ZW6_1.0, whole genome shotgun sequence window:
- the LOC127087155 gene encoding uncharacterized protein LOC127087155 produces the protein MSRLICFHSIFQRVGSTLPYATTWTVLLIVTAVLASLAPGVAFMFAVSQFSSSFSSKPCQHHEFVRIPFDSPTEMVCLPEHAVVSTSQFDFFLPTLFAALVVSASTFLLRSVLSP, from the coding sequence ATGTCTAGACTCATTTGTTTCCATTCAATTTTCCAGCGAGTGGGGTCCACACTTCCGTATGCCACCACCTGGACGGTTCTTTTGATTGTTACCGCGGTGTTGGCGTCGTTGGCACCCGGTGTGGCTTTTATGTTTGCGGTGTCACAATTTTCTTCATCGTTCTCATCAAAGCCTTGTCAACATCATGAATTTGTGAGGATTCCGTTTGATTCTCCGACCGAGATGGTTTGCTTGCCGGAACATGCGGTGGTTAGCACCTCACAGTTTGATTTCTTCTTGCCTACTTTGTTTGCTGCTTTGGTTGTTTCTGCTTCAACTTTTCTCCTTCGTTCTGTGCTCTCTCCATGA